In a genomic window of Nothobranchius furzeri strain GRZ-AD chromosome 14, NfurGRZ-RIMD1, whole genome shotgun sequence:
- the LOC139062695 gene encoding spectrin alpha chain, non-erythrocytic 1-like isoform X3, protein MEEGHFAGSEPSARQNILIHHVLTPDLLTRQQQVAPTDDETGKELVLALYDYQEKSPGEVTMKKGDILTLLNSTNKVVLLELASLAE, encoded by the exons atggaggaag gtcacttcgctggttcagaaccctcggcccgtcagaacattcttatccaccacgttctaacaccagacctgttaacccgacagcaacaagtggctccaactgacgatgagaccgggaaggagctggttctggctctgtacgactaccaggagaagagtcctggagaggtcaccatgaagaagggcgacatcctcacgctgctcaacagcaccaacaag gttgttttacttgaactcgcgtctttagctgaatga
- the LOC139062695 gene encoding uncharacterized protein isoform X1, with translation MKALSVTWQLWVIRSAFLIGTRTRVVSGDTFFMVLVTPPQPFLISDQRGAFLFKVHGGQNLTPEDCLSFGFLSTSLDTDLYSRIWIFNTRTLSPPSITHLSSHPVPHPPGRPASLHLCSLSCASSLPLSPPASTYTHHNAELLLQFQPQTYLCTLSSSL, from the exons atgaaggctttgagcgtgacctggcagctctgggtgataaggtccgcattcctgatcggtaccaggacccgagttgtctctggagacacgttcttcatggttctggtgactccaccccagccgttcctgatcagcgatcagcggggtgctttcctatttaaggtgcatGGAGGACaaaatttgacgccagaagattgcctcagttttg gattcctgtcgacctcattggatactgacctctactccaggatttggatattcaacacacggaccttatcaccaccctccataacccacctctcatctcacccagtgccccatccaccaggacgccccgcttctctccacctctgctccctctcctgcgcttcctctctacctctctctcctccagccagcacgtacacccaccaca atgctgagctgttgttgcagttccaaccacagacttatctgtgcaccttaagttcctccttataa
- the LOC139062695 gene encoding uncharacterized protein isoform X2, with translation MEEGHFAGSEPSARQNILIHHVLTPDLLTRQQQVAPTDDETGKELVLALYDYQEKSPGEVTMKKGDILTLLNSTNKLNEDGETGRTWSRSRSCRRSLTTSRRT, from the exons atggaggaag gtcacttcgctggttcagaaccctcggcccgtcagaacattcttatccaccacgttctaacaccagacctgttaacccgacagcaacaagtggctccaactgacgatgagaccgggaaggagctggttctggctctgtacgactaccaggagaagagtcctggagaggtcaccatgaagaagggcgacatcctcacgctgctcaacagcaccaacaag ctgaatgaggatggagagacgggtcggacctggagcaggtcgaggtcttgcagaagaagtttgacgacttccagaag gacctga